The following proteins are co-located in the Thermus tengchongensis genome:
- the lnt gene encoding apolipoprotein N-acyltransferase, whose product MRPFLLGLLLALTLPPFPFGFFAPVVLAFLLQGGFRTGFLTGLGFWGLHLIWLPQSFTALFGPLGALPFLPLVLLKALSFGLLFALTPTPLARVGGWVVLEWLTEQGAFAFPWGFLGYSLVEAPGRLLAALGGVYLLSLLVLLFAWGFQRRLWALLLPWGVLWLLPLPGAAGEERALLVQGNINPLQKVHGELEEATYLRLTEAGLEAHPEARIVVWPETAVWRIPQGTAQVLEGRPLLTGLNLLGPNRAVLYGEGEVLAHYDKTRLVPFGEWFPFREALGGVYGFFFRVFGLEGLTDRIPGEGVAPLGPYGAMICYESVFPSVARALAGEGARVLVLLTNDAWFGPSFGGRQHFALGRLRAVETGRWLLRAGNDGITASIDPLGRVVAQIPPHREGYLLAPFAFREGRTPYVRLGDWAVGLALTLFLLGLILRMRAPGWRNR is encoded by the coding sequence GTGCGGCCCTTTCTCCTGGGCCTCCTCCTGGCCCTTACCCTGCCTCCTTTCCCTTTCGGTTTTTTCGCCCCAGTGGTCCTGGCCTTTCTCCTTCAAGGGGGTTTCCGCACGGGATTCCTCACGGGCCTTGGGTTTTGGGGTTTGCACCTCATCTGGCTCCCCCAGAGCTTCACCGCCCTCTTCGGCCCCTTAGGCGCCCTGCCCTTCCTTCCCCTAGTGCTTCTCAAGGCCCTTTCCTTTGGCCTCCTCTTCGCCCTGACCCCCACGCCCCTGGCCCGGGTGGGGGGCTGGGTGGTCCTGGAGTGGCTCACGGAGCAAGGGGCCTTCGCCTTCCCCTGGGGCTTTTTGGGCTACAGCCTGGTGGAGGCCCCGGGGCGGCTGCTCGCCGCCTTGGGCGGGGTCTACCTGCTCTCCCTCCTGGTCCTCCTCTTCGCCTGGGGGTTCCAGAGGCGGCTTTGGGCCCTCCTCCTGCCCTGGGGGGTCCTCTGGCTCCTCCCCCTGCCCGGGGCCGCTGGGGAGGAGCGGGCCCTCCTGGTCCAAGGGAACATCAACCCCCTCCAGAAGGTGCACGGGGAGCTGGAGGAGGCCACCTACCTCCGCCTCACGGAGGCGGGCCTCGAGGCCCATCCCGAGGCCCGGATCGTGGTCTGGCCCGAGACCGCGGTGTGGCGCATCCCCCAGGGCACCGCCCAGGTCCTGGAGGGGCGCCCCCTCCTCACCGGCCTCAACCTCCTGGGCCCCAACCGGGCCGTCCTCTACGGGGAGGGGGAGGTCCTGGCCCACTACGACAAAACCCGCCTGGTGCCTTTCGGGGAGTGGTTCCCCTTCCGGGAGGCCTTGGGGGGGGTTTACGGCTTCTTCTTCCGGGTCTTCGGGCTGGAGGGGCTCACCGACCGCATCCCTGGGGAGGGGGTGGCCCCCTTGGGCCCTTACGGGGCCATGATCTGCTACGAGTCGGTCTTCCCCTCCGTGGCCCGGGCCCTGGCCGGGGAAGGGGCCAGGGTCCTGGTTCTCCTCACCAACGACGCCTGGTTCGGCCCCTCTTTCGGGGGGAGGCAGCACTTCGCCCTAGGGCGCCTGCGGGCGGTGGAGACGGGACGCTGGCTGCTAAGGGCGGGCAACGATGGGATCACCGCCAGCATCGATCCCTTGGGCCGGGTGGTGGCCCAGATCCCCCCGCACCGCGAGGGGTACCTCCTCGCCCCCTTCGCCTTCCGGGAGGGGAGGACCCCTTATGTGCGCCTCGGGGACTGGGCGGTGGGCTTGGCGTTGACGCTCTTTCTCCTGGGCCTTATCCTTAGGATGCGCGCGCCGGGGTGGCGGAACCGGTAG
- a CDS encoding alpha,alpha-trehalose-phosphate synthase (UDP-forming), whose translation MSLIIVANRAPFRLTAEGLVPAVGGLATALLPVLEARGGTWVAAAEWGEKGRTAQPRQSAIRLERVFLSEREWQGYYGGFSNRVLWPLCHYFLDKIELRREYFQDYLRVNRRFAEAVVRIYRQGDTVFVQDYHLLLLPGLLRERIRGPLGFFFHIPWPSSGVFRILPWGRALVAGVLGADLVGFHTWEYAENFLRTAAHYGFPVEGNRVRIGERTVRVEVHPLGIDTHRFHELSQSPEVGAHARSLRRLAGVDRLILGVDRLDYTKGIRERLLAYERFLQAYPHWRGRVAFFQIATPSRTQVAAYRELKRQVDEVVGRILGSFLREDWVPLRYFYQTYTQEELSAFYRAADVALITPLRDGMNLVALEYVYTSSEGVLVLSNLAGAAEYLKEALLVNPYDLDGMAAALDRALRMPQGERRERLLALKARIQVLDAQSWADRFLSSLEAG comes from the coding sequence ATGAGCCTGATCATCGTGGCCAACCGTGCCCCTTTCCGCCTGACCGCCGAGGGGCTGGTTCCCGCAGTGGGGGGGCTGGCCACCGCGCTGCTCCCGGTCCTCGAGGCCCGGGGTGGAACCTGGGTGGCCGCGGCCGAGTGGGGCGAAAAGGGCCGGACGGCACAGCCACGGCAGAGCGCGATTCGTCTGGAGAGGGTTTTCCTCAGCGAAAGGGAGTGGCAGGGCTATTACGGTGGCTTTTCCAACCGGGTTCTCTGGCCCCTTTGTCATTACTTCTTGGATAAGATCGAACTTAGGCGGGAGTATTTCCAGGATTATCTGCGGGTGAACCGCCGCTTTGCCGAGGCGGTGGTCCGCATCTACCGGCAGGGGGATACGGTCTTTGTTCAGGACTATCACCTCCTGCTTCTTCCTGGGCTTCTTCGGGAGAGGATCCGGGGGCCCCTGGGTTTTTTCTTCCACATCCCCTGGCCCTCCAGTGGGGTCTTCCGCATCCTTCCCTGGGGACGGGCCTTGGTGGCGGGCGTCTTGGGAGCGGATCTGGTGGGTTTCCACACCTGGGAGTATGCGGAGAACTTCCTGCGCACCGCTGCCCATTACGGCTTTCCCGTGGAGGGGAACCGGGTGCGGATAGGGGAGCGCACCGTACGAGTGGAGGTCCATCCTTTGGGCATCGATACCCACCGGTTCCACGAGCTTTCGCAAAGCCCAGAGGTGGGGGCCCACGCCAGGAGCCTGCGGCGCCTGGCCGGGGTGGACCGCCTGATCCTGGGGGTGGACCGTCTGGACTACACCAAGGGGATCCGGGAAAGGCTTTTGGCTTATGAGCGCTTCCTCCAGGCCTACCCCCACTGGCGGGGCCGGGTGGCCTTTTTCCAGATCGCCACCCCGAGCCGTACCCAGGTGGCCGCCTACCGAGAGCTTAAGCGGCAGGTGGACGAGGTGGTGGGGCGGATCCTGGGGAGCTTCCTGCGGGAGGACTGGGTACCCCTCCGGTACTTTTACCAGACCTACACCCAGGAAGAGCTTTCCGCCTTCTACCGGGCCGCAGACGTGGCCCTCATTACCCCTTTGCGGGACGGGATGAACCTGGTGGCCCTGGAGTACGTTTACACCTCCTCGGAAGGAGTCCTGGTTCTTTCCAACCTGGCAGGGGCTGCGGAGTACCTCAAGGAGGCCCTCTTGGTTAACCCCTACGATTTGGACGGCATGGCGGCGGCCTTGGACAGGGCCCTGCGCATGCCCCAGGGGGAGCGGCGGGAGCGGCTACTGGCCCTAAAGGCAAGGATCCAGGTCCTGGATGCCCAAAGCTGGGCGGATCGGTTCCTCTCCTCTTTGGAGGCGGGATGA
- a CDS encoding metallophosphoesterase family protein — MRLGVLSDIHANLPAFEAALEALREEGVDEVLVLGDLVGYGPHPKQVIARLMKEGLPTIAGAWDLRVAYPLPGTLPEGVGKATLEWTRSQLSERELNYLRSLRLSHRKVYGENRLVAFHGTPGNPEKHLDLLGPANQLLPHLERYGAATLLLGGRHLPLSRRVGLGLVADPGSVGLSLSGEPGADAMVLDTETLEVRFLKVPYDLGPLIFDLRAWGLPPVLEKVYRTGRFPQQD; from the coding sequence ATGCGGCTAGGGGTCCTTTCCGACATCCACGCCAACCTACCGGCTTTCGAGGCCGCCCTCGAGGCCCTGCGGGAAGAAGGTGTGGACGAGGTCCTGGTGCTCGGGGACCTGGTGGGCTACGGCCCCCATCCCAAGCAGGTCATCGCACGCCTGATGAAGGAAGGGCTTCCCACCATCGCCGGGGCCTGGGACCTGAGGGTAGCCTACCCCTTGCCGGGCACCCTACCCGAAGGGGTGGGCAAGGCCACCTTGGAATGGACCCGGTCCCAACTTTCAGAAAGGGAGCTCAACTACCTCCGCTCCCTAAGGCTTTCCCACCGGAAAGTTTACGGGGAAAACCGGCTGGTGGCCTTCCACGGCACCCCTGGCAACCCCGAGAAACACCTGGACCTCCTGGGCCCCGCCAACCAGCTCCTGCCCCATCTGGAGCGCTACGGTGCCGCTACCCTCCTCCTGGGAGGCCGGCACCTTCCCCTATCCCGCCGGGTGGGCCTGGGCCTGGTGGCGGATCCGGGAAGCGTGGGCCTCTCCTTGAGTGGGGAACCCGGGGCCGACGCCATGGTCCTGGACACGGAGACCCTCGAGGTCCGCTTCCTCAAGGTACCCTACGACCTAGGCCCTCTGATCTTTGACCTCAGGGCCTGGGGACTCCCTCCGGTTCTGGAAAAGGTCTACCGCACCGGGCGCTTCCCCCAGCAGGACTAG
- a CDS encoding class I SAM-dependent methyltransferase translates to MREDPFATLAEGYESWYETPLGAFVVAEEEKALETLLPPGEDLLEVGAGTGYWLKRLPYARKVGLEPSSAMLQVGRRKVPEATWVEGQGEALPFPEKSFDVVLLFTVLEFVEDVGKTLSEARRVLKPGGSLLVGILEALSPWAALYRRLGEKGVLPWAQARFLTREDLQDLLGPPEAEREAVFLAPEAEPPFPDADQAGLRAGNRGALYLGRWR, encoded by the coding sequence ATGCGGGAAGATCCCTTTGCGACCCTAGCCGAAGGCTACGAGTCTTGGTACGAGACACCCTTGGGAGCTTTTGTCGTCGCGGAGGAGGAAAAGGCTTTGGAAACGCTTCTTCCTCCGGGGGAAGACCTCTTGGAGGTGGGAGCAGGAACTGGCTACTGGCTTAAGCGCCTTCCCTATGCCCGTAAGGTGGGGCTGGAACCCTCTTCGGCCATGCTCCAGGTGGGGCGAAGAAAGGTGCCGGAAGCCACGTGGGTGGAAGGCCAGGGGGAAGCCCTTCCTTTTCCCGAGAAAAGCTTCGACGTGGTCCTTCTCTTCACCGTGCTGGAGTTCGTGGAGGACGTGGGGAAAACCCTTTCCGAGGCAAGGAGGGTCTTGAAGCCCGGGGGAAGCCTCTTGGTGGGGATCCTTGAGGCCCTCTCCCCCTGGGCGGCCCTGTACCGGAGGCTCGGGGAAAAGGGCGTTCTCCCCTGGGCTCAGGCCCGTTTCCTCACCCGCGAGGACCTGCAAGACCTCCTGGGCCCGCCGGAAGCGGAAAGGGAGGCGGTCTTCCTAGCCCCTGAGGCCGAGCCCCCCTTCCCCGACGCGGATCAGGCAGGCCTACGGGCAGGAAACCGTGGGGCCCTATACTTGGGAAGATGGCGGTGA
- a CDS encoding class I SAM-dependent methyltransferase: MAVKVLFALYPLLQGDYRAVEQALSTLEASGVEHRVYPTHTELSGEEGAVFRALEAAFQAAAAEGATVMWALFTNACEAQDPFRSPERLKRFPPLEIVQKALEGLKAQSALDIGTGTGVFAEAFASLGLFTVGVDPRSDRLEVARAKVREAHFLEARAESLPFPDHSFDLAFFGLSLHHLDPIPALKEAARVAKRVAVLEWPFRQEEEGPPLAHRFSPEELSDLLQKALGSPPQLESEPGYILALWEKPRTGEGG, translated from the coding sequence ATGGCGGTGAAGGTCCTGTTCGCCCTCTACCCCCTTCTGCAGGGGGATTACCGGGCGGTGGAACAGGCTCTTTCCACCCTGGAGGCCAGCGGGGTGGAGCACCGCGTCTACCCCACCCACACGGAGCTTTCCGGGGAAGAGGGGGCGGTCTTCCGGGCCCTCGAGGCGGCCTTCCAAGCCGCTGCGGCGGAGGGGGCCACGGTGATGTGGGCCCTGTTCACCAATGCCTGCGAGGCCCAGGACCCCTTCCGTAGCCCTGAGCGCCTCAAGCGCTTTCCCCCTTTGGAAATCGTCCAAAAAGCCCTGGAGGGCCTTAAGGCCCAAAGTGCCCTGGACATCGGCACGGGCACCGGGGTTTTCGCCGAGGCCTTCGCCTCCCTGGGCCTTTTCACCGTGGGGGTGGACCCCAGGTCCGACCGCCTCGAGGTGGCCCGGGCCAAGGTAAGAGAAGCCCACTTCCTGGAAGCCCGAGCGGAAAGCCTCCCCTTCCCCGACCACAGCTTCGACCTGGCTTTCTTCGGCCTCAGCCTCCACCACCTAGACCCCATCCCTGCCCTGAAGGAGGCAGCCCGGGTGGCCAAGCGGGTGGCGGTTTTGGAGTGGCCCTTCCGCCAAGAGGAGGAGGGGCCCCCTCTCGCCCACAGGTTTTCCCCCGAGGAGCTGAGCGATCTCCTTCAAAAAGCGCTCGGTAGCCCACCCCAGCTGGAGTCTGAACCAGGTTACATTCTGGCCCTGTGGGAGAAACCGAGGACCGGCGAGGGAGGGTAG
- the treS gene encoding maltose alpha-D-glucosyltransferase has translation MDPLWYKDAVIYQLHVRSFFDANDDGYGDFEGLRQKLPYLEALGVNTLWLMPFFQSPLRDDGYDIADYYQILPVHGTLEDFRRFLDEAHARGMRVIIELVLNHTSIDHPWFQEARKPGSPLRDFYVWSDTPDKYKGVRVIFQDFEPSNWTFDPVAGAYYWHRFYHHQPDLNWDNPEVERAMHQVMFFWADMGVDGFRLDAIPYLYEREGTSCENLPETIEAVKRLRKALEERYGPGKVLLAEANMWPEETLPYFGEGDGVHMAYNFPLMPRLFLALRREDRGPIEAMLQETEGIPETAQWALFLRNHDELTLEKVTEEEREFLWEVYAPDPRYRINLGIRRRLMPLLGGDKRRFELLHALLFTLKGSPILYYGDEIGMGDNPFLGDRNGVRTPMQWSADRNAGFSRAPYHRLFLPPVSEGPYSYHFVNVEAQQENPHSLLNFVRRLLGIRNRYAKVLGRGSLRLLPVENRRILAYEREYQGERVLVVANLSRYSQAFDLPLEGEVGLVPVELFSQSPFPPVEDRYRLALGPHGFILFTLRPKAEVERLYLPDWVATEEEVEAPQDLPVVSLSGGVEGLFIDTLADERARASFLSALGRVLGERSWLALRPERVELKDALRLQKAPPLYLTLLRLEGEEGSLEAFLPVALRPEGEGPGLFARVRGGGYLFELSQDPGFYDLLLRRLAQGFEGRSLRAHYRGRHPGPFPEALELLRPGLAAGEGVWLQVGLVQDGGLDRTERLLPRLDLPWVLKPVGGLYRARGQERRALALTGTLPSPRPQDAFAYALRLAGEGLARLQDHPVGEGALGLVAHALGELEALARLLGVRLALLHRALGEAEGEGEGVPLLNRGLEAFVEAGGEVFLLALGREGRGLPLQDLARLAYDLERALYLAAEEREGAEAWVDLAADFLEAALLQAYQEVNQGEVQAVGFPQAMLALAQEQALWKEGSGRKRVLERWRRKAGDQEVQ, from the coding sequence GTGGATCCCCTTTGGTACAAGGATGCGGTCATCTATCAGTTGCACGTGCGCTCCTTCTTTGACGCCAACGACGATGGTTACGGGGACTTTGAGGGCCTGAGGCAGAAGCTCCCCTACCTCGAGGCCTTGGGGGTCAACACCCTCTGGCTCATGCCTTTCTTCCAATCCCCCTTGCGGGACGACGGGTATGACATCGCCGACTACTACCAGATCCTGCCCGTCCACGGGACCCTCGAGGACTTCCGGCGCTTCCTGGACGAGGCCCACGCCAGGGGGATGCGGGTCATCATTGAGCTGGTCCTCAACCACACCTCCATCGACCACCCTTGGTTCCAGGAGGCCAGGAAGCCGGGTAGCCCCTTGCGGGACTTTTACGTGTGGAGCGATACCCCGGACAAGTACAAGGGGGTCAGGGTCATCTTCCAGGACTTCGAGCCCAGCAACTGGACCTTCGACCCGGTGGCCGGGGCCTACTATTGGCACCGCTTCTACCACCACCAGCCCGACCTCAACTGGGACAACCCCGAGGTGGAGCGGGCCATGCACCAGGTGATGTTCTTCTGGGCCGACATGGGGGTGGACGGTTTCCGCCTGGACGCCATCCCCTACCTCTACGAGCGGGAAGGGACCAGTTGCGAAAACCTTCCCGAAACCATTGAGGCGGTGAAACGCCTGCGCAAGGCCTTGGAGGAACGCTATGGCCCCGGTAAGGTTCTCTTGGCCGAGGCCAACATGTGGCCCGAGGAGACCCTCCCCTACTTCGGGGAGGGGGATGGGGTGCACATGGCCTACAACTTCCCCCTGATGCCCCGTCTTTTCCTGGCCCTGCGCCGGGAGGACCGGGGCCCCATCGAGGCCATGCTTCAGGAAACAGAAGGCATACCGGAAACCGCCCAGTGGGCCCTTTTTCTGCGTAACCACGACGAGCTAACTCTGGAGAAGGTCACGGAGGAGGAGCGGGAGTTCCTCTGGGAGGTTTATGCTCCCGACCCCAGGTACCGGATCAACCTGGGGATCCGCCGCAGACTCATGCCCCTTCTGGGTGGGGATAAGCGGCGGTTTGAGCTGCTTCACGCCCTCCTCTTCACCCTAAAGGGAAGCCCTATCCTCTACTACGGGGACGAGATCGGCATGGGGGATAACCCTTTCCTGGGGGACCGCAACGGGGTCAGGACCCCCATGCAGTGGTCCGCCGACCGGAACGCGGGCTTTTCCCGGGCCCCCTACCACCGCCTCTTCCTTCCCCCGGTGAGCGAAGGGCCCTACAGCTACCACTTTGTCAATGTGGAGGCCCAACAAGAAAATCCCCATTCCCTTCTCAACTTCGTCCGCCGTCTCCTGGGCATCCGGAACCGCTACGCCAAGGTTTTGGGCCGTGGGAGCCTCCGCCTTTTGCCCGTGGAAAACCGTCGCATCCTGGCCTACGAACGGGAGTACCAGGGAGAAAGGGTCTTGGTGGTGGCCAACCTCTCTCGGTATTCCCAAGCCTTTGATCTGCCCCTGGAGGGGGAGGTGGGCCTGGTTCCGGTGGAGCTCTTTTCCCAAAGCCCTTTTCCCCCAGTGGAGGACCGCTACCGCCTGGCCTTGGGTCCCCATGGCTTTATCCTCTTCACCCTGAGGCCCAAGGCAGAAGTGGAGCGCCTGTACCTTCCCGATTGGGTGGCGACCGAGGAGGAGGTGGAGGCGCCCCAGGACCTGCCCGTTGTGTCCCTTTCCGGGGGCGTGGAGGGTCTTTTCATCGATACCTTGGCGGACGAAAGGGCCCGGGCTTCCTTCCTAAGCGCCTTGGGTAGGGTGCTTGGGGAGCGGAGTTGGCTGGCCTTAAGGCCCGAGCGGGTGGAGCTCAAAGACGCCCTTCGCCTTCAGAAAGCGCCCCCTTTGTACCTCACCCTCCTGCGCCTCGAGGGGGAGGAGGGTTCCCTTGAGGCCTTTCTGCCCGTTGCCCTGCGCCCGGAAGGGGAAGGCCCGGGGCTTTTCGCCCGAGTGCGGGGAGGGGGATACCTCTTTGAGCTCTCCCAGGACCCCGGGTTTTACGACCTCCTCTTGAGGAGGCTTGCCCAAGGGTTTGAGGGCCGGAGCCTCAGGGCCCACTACCGGGGTCGTCATCCGGGTCCCTTTCCCGAAGCCCTGGAGCTTCTCCGCCCGGGTTTGGCGGCAGGGGAAGGGGTTTGGCTCCAGGTGGGGTTGGTCCAGGATGGGGGGCTGGACCGTACGGAGCGCCTTTTGCCCCGCCTGGATCTCCCTTGGGTTCTGAAGCCCGTAGGGGGGCTTTACCGGGCTCGAGGCCAGGAACGGCGGGCCTTGGCCCTCACCGGTACCCTCCCTTCCCCCCGTCCCCAGGACGCCTTTGCCTACGCCTTAAGGCTGGCGGGGGAGGGCCTGGCCCGGTTGCAAGACCACCCGGTTGGGGAGGGGGCCTTAGGTTTGGTGGCCCATGCCCTCGGGGAGCTGGAGGCCCTGGCCCGGCTTTTGGGGGTGCGGCTTGCCCTTTTGCACCGGGCCTTGGGGGAGGCGGAGGGAGAGGGGGAGGGGGTACCCCTCCTGAACCGCGGTTTAGAGGCTTTTGTGGAGGCCGGAGGGGAGGTTTTCCTTCTGGCCTTGGGTAGGGAGGGTAGGGGCCTTCCCCTTCAGGACCTGGCCCGGCTGGCCTACGACCTGGAGCGGGCCCTCTATCTGGCGGCAGAAGAGAGGGAAGGAGCGGAGGCTTGGGTGGATCTGGCCGCAGACTTTCTGGAGGCGGCTCTTCTTCAGGCCTACCAGGAGGTGAACCAGGGCGAGGTGCAGGCTGTGGGGTTCCCCCAGGCCATGCTGGCCTTGGCGCAAGAACAGGCCCTATG
- the otsB gene encoding trehalose-phosphatase, with protein MRVENPLFLLDYDGTLAPIAPRPEEAFPHPEALEVLRALMARYPLYVITGRRVADLARLLPLPGLRVVGGHGLEEGQVGGESRLLFPVDLGPLRRVLPSCPGVWLEDKGFALAFHYRGAEDEPRARACLEGWLSAHEDLLRALGLEALRGKKVLEIKPKGASKGEAVLRLLPRHPGHTPVYIGDDATDESAFQALKGRGLTLKVGPGPTLAEGRLGDVEAVLAYLKSYL; from the coding sequence ATGAGGGTGGAAAACCCCCTCTTCCTTCTGGACTACGACGGCACCCTGGCGCCCATCGCCCCAAGGCCTGAGGAGGCCTTCCCTCACCCGGAAGCCCTTGAGGTCCTCAGGGCCCTGATGGCCCGCTACCCCCTCTATGTGATCACGGGTAGGCGGGTGGCGGATCTGGCCAGGCTTCTTCCCCTTCCGGGCTTAAGGGTAGTGGGGGGTCATGGCCTCGAGGAGGGCCAGGTGGGAGGGGAAAGCCGCCTCCTTTTCCCTGTGGACCTTGGTCCCCTGCGGCGGGTGTTGCCTTCCTGCCCGGGGGTTTGGCTGGAGGATAAGGGATTTGCCCTGGCCTTCCACTACCGCGGGGCGGAGGACGAGCCAAGGGCCCGGGCCTGCCTGGAGGGGTGGCTCTCTGCCCACGAGGACCTTTTGCGGGCCTTGGGTCTCGAGGCCCTTAGAGGGAAGAAGGTCCTGGAAATCAAGCCCAAGGGAGCCAGCAAGGGGGAGGCGGTGTTGCGCCTCTTGCCAAGGCACCCCGGCCACACCCCCGTTTACATCGGCGATGATGCCACCGATGAGTCCGCCTTCCAGGCCCTTAAGGGGAGGGGGCTGACCCTGAAGGTGGGCCCCGGGCCCACCCTAGCGGAGGGGCGGCTAGGGGATGTGGAGGCGGTGCTGGCCTACTTGAAGTCCTACCTCTAA
- a CDS encoding DJ-1/PfpI family protein: MVPFQALKMLGFEVHAACPGKRSGQRIRTAVHGFEGDQTYSEKPGRNLTLLNPTFDEVDPAQYDALGVPGGRAPEHILGRPWSWKSYATSCRQ; this comes from the coding sequence ATGGTGCCCTTCCAAGCCCTGAAGATGCTGGGCTTTGAGGTGCACGCCGCCTGCCCAGGCAAGCGCTCTGGCCAGCGGATCCGCACCGCGGTGCACGGCTTCGAGGGGGACCAAACCTATTCGGAAAAGCCCGGCCGCAACCTCACCCTGCTGAACCCCACCTTTGACGAGGTGGACCCTGCCCAATACGACGCCCTAGGGGTACCTGGCGGGCGGGCCCCGGAGCACATCCTTGGACGCCCATGGTCCTGGAAATCGTACGCCACTTCTTGCCGCCAATAA
- a CDS encoding alpha-amylase family glycosyl hydrolase, whose product MWWKETVIYQIYPRSFQDTNGDGIGDLEGIRRRLPYLKGLGVGTLWLSPFYKSPMKDFGYDVADYCDVDPIFGTLEDFDRLLKEAHALGLKVLIDLVPNHTSDQHPWFLESRSSRDNPKRDWYIWKDPGPDGGPPNNWQSFFGGPAWTLDEYTGQYYLHLFLPEQPDLNWQNPEVREAIHEAMRFWLRRGVDGFRVDVLWLLAKDPLFRDEPGNPSWRPGLPDRLRHEHPYTEDQPETYAYVRELRYILDEFSQPGQERVMVGEIYLPLHRLVRYYRAGCHLPFNFSLITEGLPHWQPETIARIVEAYESLLTPWDWPNWVLGNHDQPRLASRLGEAQARVAAMLLFTLRGTPTWYYGDELALPNGEIPPEKVQDPAALRQKDRTPAGHHTLGRDPERTPMPWDASPHAGFSTVEPWLPLNPDWPLRNVAAQEQDPRSMLQLVRRLIALRKDPELLYGAYRTYQAAGGVYAYLRGEGWLVALNFTDKERALPLPRRGGVVLSTHLDREEAVEGILRLRPDEGVVVRLS is encoded by the coding sequence ATGTGGTGGAAGGAAACCGTGATCTACCAGATCTATCCGCGAAGCTTCCAGGACACCAACGGGGACGGCATCGGCGACCTGGAGGGGATTCGCAGGAGGCTTCCCTACCTGAAGGGCCTGGGGGTGGGGACCCTCTGGCTCTCCCCCTTCTACAAGAGCCCCATGAAGGACTTCGGCTACGACGTGGCCGACTACTGCGACGTGGATCCCATCTTCGGCACCCTGGAGGACTTTGACCGCCTCCTAAAGGAGGCCCACGCCCTGGGCCTCAAGGTCCTCATCGACCTGGTGCCCAACCACACCTCGGACCAGCACCCCTGGTTTTTGGAGTCCCGAAGCTCCCGGGACAATCCCAAGCGGGATTGGTACATCTGGAAGGACCCAGGGCCGGATGGCGGCCCCCCCAACAACTGGCAGAGCTTCTTCGGGGGCCCCGCCTGGACCCTGGACGAGTACACCGGCCAGTACTACCTCCACCTCTTCCTCCCGGAGCAACCCGACCTCAACTGGCAAAACCCCGAGGTGCGGGAGGCCATCCACGAGGCCATGCGCTTCTGGCTAAGGCGGGGGGTGGATGGTTTTCGGGTGGACGTGCTTTGGCTTTTGGCCAAGGACCCCCTCTTCCGGGACGAGCCGGGCAACCCCTCCTGGCGGCCAGGGCTTCCCGATCGCCTGCGCCACGAACACCCCTACACCGAGGACCAGCCGGAAACCTACGCCTACGTGCGGGAGTTGCGGTATATCCTGGATGAGTTCAGCCAGCCCGGACAGGAACGGGTCATGGTGGGGGAGATCTACCTCCCCCTCCACCGCCTGGTGCGTTACTACCGGGCGGGGTGCCACCTTCCCTTCAACTTCAGCTTGATCACCGAAGGCCTACCCCACTGGCAGCCCGAGACCATTGCCCGCATCGTGGAGGCATACGAAAGCCTCCTCACCCCCTGGGACTGGCCCAACTGGGTTCTGGGCAACCACGACCAGCCCCGGTTGGCCTCGAGGCTCGGGGAAGCCCAGGCCCGGGTGGCCGCCATGCTCCTTTTCACCCTGCGGGGCACCCCCACCTGGTACTACGGGGACGAACTGGCCCTGCCGAACGGAGAAATCCCCCCGGAAAAGGTGCAGGATCCAGCGGCCTTAAGGCAGAAGGACCGCACCCCTGCGGGCCACCACACCCTGGGCCGGGACCCCGAACGCACCCCTATGCCTTGGGACGCCTCTCCTCACGCGGGTTTCTCCACGGTGGAACCCTGGCTACCCCTAAACCCCGACTGGCCGCTGAGGAACGTGGCCGCTCAGGAGCAGGATCCCCGCTCCATGCTCCAGCTGGTGCGCCGCCTCATCGCCTTGCGGAAGGATCCTGAGCTCCTCTACGGAGCCTACCGCACCTATCAGGCGGCAGGCGGGGTCTACGCCTACCTGCGGGGGGAGGGCTGGCTGGTGGCCCTGAACTTCACCGACAAGGAGCGGGCTTTACCCCTTCCCCGGAGGGGAGGAGTGGTCCTCTCCACCCACTTGGACCGGGAGGAGGCCGTGGAGGGCATCTTGCGCCTGCGCCCAGATGAAGGGGTGGTGGTGCGACTAAGCTAA